The Leptospira brenneri genome includes a window with the following:
- a CDS encoding alpha/beta fold hydrolase, giving the protein MALEENSLEDRLIKISSRDSNKSLMVNPDKIYIFPVPKTTFQFLENIWQSIANKMVSLVDFHDEPIFNFSIFEVIDQDEMKIVATATHFKLKEIAERRRIPGIEEYIKKSRPIHLADPRNESAAFIRKSIIDFNKGLRPEVIFVNLKEEEIHPEKKVLLSETMNHAIGIPLFVNENPIGILWGITKDPIPEDQIRPLTLQLYSLFDVIEFVVAKEMESGNDHYIAQKNIEKADTVSNSRNLFYTTTKDQKEPVTSIIFKSHQYNIEYRMDASFIIPTTDGYAVSLKSFTPEKLNNTGKNLLLIPGFFCRRSVMDKLAKELALKYGYRVFLMDMRGRSRQTMPKHGKKEGWTVDNYIQDDFPEILRWIRWHYPSERTVVLGHSMGGMIPRFYVSSYEKIKELKEEFNLPKPEDYIAGIVSITSPNYISLKSNFIGLDTLKRGFSMLPHKMISDMILSMASFSMQATIQTIDLKKFFKLILNLHSSLRSFSYNIGTKVLTIKDFVGYKEITPPEWYFLMEDVFCEESVSVIMQFFQSQISNERSFWSNDGRINYTENFLNNFNMPIYSVVGTVDKIVPEESLTELKDLKSENKVITYYEQGHLGIIFHGETVRKICKGIDEWIQELK; this is encoded by the coding sequence ATGGCACTTGAAGAAAATTCGCTAGAAGATCGATTGATCAAAATTTCCTCCCGAGACAGCAACAAAAGTCTCATGGTGAACCCGGACAAAATCTATATTTTTCCGGTACCCAAAACCACGTTCCAATTTTTGGAAAATATTTGGCAATCCATCGCAAATAAAATGGTTTCTCTTGTGGACTTCCACGATGAGCCCATTTTTAATTTTTCGATTTTTGAAGTCATTGACCAAGATGAAATGAAAATCGTGGCCACAGCCACTCACTTCAAACTGAAAGAAATCGCGGAACGCCGCCGAATTCCAGGTATCGAAGAATACATAAAAAAATCTCGCCCCATTCATTTGGCCGATCCCCGAAATGAATCAGCAGCTTTCATTCGAAAATCCATCATTGATTTTAATAAAGGCCTAAGACCGGAAGTTATCTTTGTTAATTTGAAAGAGGAAGAAATCCATCCTGAAAAGAAAGTACTCCTTTCGGAAACGATGAACCATGCCATCGGGATTCCTCTCTTCGTGAACGAAAATCCCATTGGGATTTTATGGGGGATCACAAAAGATCCGATTCCGGAGGATCAAATCCGTCCCCTGACCCTCCAACTCTATTCTTTGTTTGATGTGATTGAGTTTGTTGTGGCAAAGGAAATGGAATCAGGAAATGACCACTACATTGCCCAAAAGAACATTGAAAAGGCCGATACAGTTTCTAACTCTAGAAATCTATTTTATACCACAACCAAAGACCAAAAAGAACCAGTTACTTCCATTATTTTCAAGTCGCACCAGTATAATATTGAATACAGAATGGATGCCTCTTTCATCATCCCCACTACTGATGGTTATGCGGTTTCTTTAAAAAGTTTTACTCCTGAAAAACTAAATAATACAGGTAAAAACCTTTTACTCATCCCTGGATTTTTTTGTCGCCGTTCCGTGATGGACAAACTCGCCAAAGAACTCGCACTCAAATACGGATACCGAGTTTTCCTAATGGATATGCGTGGTAGATCCAGACAAACCATGCCGAAACACGGGAAAAAAGAAGGATGGACTGTTGATAATTACATCCAAGACGACTTTCCTGAGATTCTACGTTGGATTCGTTGGCACTATCCAAGTGAAAGAACCGTCGTACTTGGTCATAGTATGGGGGGAATGATTCCTCGTTTTTATGTTTCTTCTTATGAAAAAATCAAAGAACTAAAAGAAGAATTCAATTTACCAAAACCAGAGGATTACATTGCAGGAATTGTTTCCATTACCTCACCGAACTATATCAGTTTGAAATCAAACTTTATTGGACTCGATACTTTAAAACGTGGGTTCAGTATGCTTCCGCATAAAATGATATCCGACATGATTTTGAGTATGGCTAGTTTTTCGATGCAAGCCACAATCCAAACCATTGATTTAAAAAAATTCTTTAAACTCATTTTGAATCTACATTCGAGTTTACGAAGTTTCAGTTATAATATTGGAACCAAAGTTCTAACCATCAAAGACTTTGTGGGTTATAAAGAAATCACACCACCAGAATGGTATTTTCTCATGGAAGATGTGTTTTGCGAAGAGTCTGTCTCTGTGATTATGCAATTTTTCCAAAGTCAAATCTCCAACGAGAGAAGTTTTTGGTCAAATGATGGTCGTATCAATTATACCGAAAATTTTTTGAACAACTTCAATATGCCTATTTACAGTGTGGTGGGTACAGTTGATAAAATTGTTCCTGAAGAAAGTCTCACTGAATTGAAAGATCTCAAATCAGAAAACAAGGTGATTACTTATTATGAACAAGGTCACCTTGGTATCATCTTTCACGGAGAAACCGTTAGAAAAATTTGTAAAGGGATCGACGAGTGGATCCAGGAATTGAAGTAA